Below is a window of Musa acuminata AAA Group cultivar baxijiao unplaced genomic scaffold, Cavendish_Baxijiao_AAA HiC_scaffold_1139, whole genome shotgun sequence DNA.
TTCTTGttgctctcttctttttcttggtgCTTCTTTTGGTGTCCATTCGGCTTCTGGTTCAGTTGACAAGATCTGCACGCTTCCTGTTTGACGTAATGCTTGAGACAAGGGATAACTCCTTATTGACCTCTTGATTCCCTTCTACTTCATATCTCGATCCAAACAAGGGTAAAGGTCCACAAGACCTATAGATGTTGAAGATAGAAGAGGTGACACAATTAGTATATATGGTATGAGCAGAGGTAGAGGAAGACTTAAAGAGAACTAAATGCTTTTAAATTAATTAAGGATATTACATTTTATTCAGCTcaatgataataaaataaaaaatctatgaTATATTTATGACATTTCagcttgttattgttgttgtaaagGTCCAGACAACCGCTGATAATTCTGAGCTGGATTTTGCTGCAGTTACTGTTGgttatttgattttatttgactGTTGGTCAGAATATATCACTACTCACTTTCTTGCATCTTACCTTCTTCATTTGTGTAACTTGTGGAATTATTGTAGTTGCTGGCAAAGGAGGAACATGTACTAGTCAGGCAATCATGGATGGtatgttatattttaatattgtctATGTCCTGGGTTCTTCCTTGTTCATGATAGAAAAGTGAAACATCTATAATTATATATGGAGTTGGAACTACCCGTAAAATAATGGAGCATATATTTGCATCTACCCATTTTTTTGAAGACATGTATGCTTTTTCTATATCATATAATATGAATGTTCATCATTCCACCAATGACACTGAGCACCCAGAAACATATTGCTTCACCCTCGTCCGAGTAACTTGCTGTATCGTATCTGTCTAATTTCTTGTTTCAAGATACAAAATAATTGATCTTGGAATTCTTTAGGTTGGCGCAAGGAAATTATACTGTGAAGGAACTTCAGTAACTTAAACCTTGTGCTGGACTGCATTGTTGATGCAATGATTGTGCTGAGCATCTAATTTAAAGGTTCATTATTAAATGTGGGTATTATCAGCTTAACTTTAGTATTTACTAcattgtgtgtgtgttttttttttgtagaaaaccAATAGAGAAAGAAATGGGCCTTATTGGTTTCTTCCCGCTAATGTTGGGTTTTAGTCATTTTATGCACAGAAGAAGTTAGGAAATTTATACCAGGGAATTACAGAGAAGAAGCTTGATGAGATCCAAGGAGAGCCTCCAAGGTAGGTATGCCTCTAAGTGCATCTATACATGTTAGGAAAATAATGCTCTGCCTTTTCTTATTAACTGAAAATACTTTTTGATTTTTACacctctttcttttttccttcagaCCTAGTTTTGATAGTGttccttttctctttttaatCTGGGAAATAAAATCAGTGTCAAGAGATGACAAAGTTAATCTAAAGAATCAACCTTGCAATGTTTCCAATTAAGTAATCTATTCAAGATaccataaaagtaactaagagctGTTGGTTCTACTTGTTGCCTACAAGAAGATAATTATGCTTAAATTGGTGTAAGTAAATTAAAACGTTGTTGGTACATAGTGACTTCTATGTTGGTTACTAACCATTTGATTTGgcaaataaataaaatacaaatgatATGCCTTTTCACTCATGAAGAAAACAAATAGAATCAGACAAGTGCCACATAAGATAATCAAAATATATGTAGCAAAACAATAAAACTGAAAATGTTCATAGCTccttttattatttatcattggTGATTGTGATGCCAGGATAGACATTGACAGAGAGCGTTAATCAGACAAATATAAGAATATAGTTAAAGACTCAAAGTACTAATGGAATGCTGAAAGCAATTAACTGACTGAAACCATGCAACACTGATGTTGACCATAAGACAGGCTTAAATAAACTAAAGAACCATAGTTGCATGGAAGTGCTTGTGATGCAATCGAACAAATGTATATGTGAAGAATAAAAGCAAAAGGCAAGAAATCCAACTATCTTGGTTAGTTTAGAACTGCATTTTCCAGATTGACAAGAAAGTCTAAAGCAATTTCATCTTTCAATAATTAAAATTACTTGTGAACTTTTTTTCCCAAAGTATTATATTATCATTGGCAAGGTTGGACTGATCAGTCTGAGCCAGAGTGCTGGCTGGCAGCATGGCATGTGCCGCTCAGTACCAAAAAACCGACACACGGTATGCCGTTGTGTACTGGTGTTTCgacgaggaagagaaagaggttgaAGAGGAAGGTCTGGTGGAGGAATagtggaggaagaaggagaaaggaagaaggaagaagaagaagaagaaagaaaaggaggaggagaagaagtgcAGTGATGCCCGGGAAGCAGCGGCAGTGTCAAAGGGAAGCAACAGCATCTCAGTGGCGACAAGGCAGCGCCGCTGCAGCATCACAGCGATGAAGCAGCAAAGAGGTAGCGCCGCTGCAATGGCGAAGCAGTGGAGAGGTAGTGCTGCTGCAACAACGGCAACGGTGAGGCGGCAAAGCGGTAGAAGAGGCAGCAGCAAAACGGCGAAGAGGCAGCGCTGCAGCTTCGTATGCGAGAAGAGCCCTAActtgctttttctttcttttttttattctgaAATGGATTGGGACTCaccactttttgattttttattattttaattcgaACCATCCGAAACGGAGTGGTGTGCATATCGGTCTAtgctcggaccggtacatactgccCAAATCGTATCATTTTAGGCGGTACAGAAATCCTTGATTATTGGTATCTTGAACATTCTTTGATGAAGATATCAAATTGTCATGTGCATAATTCTAAATGTTATTTGGTAACCTTTATGCATTGTTATGATATCTGAATTTTGAAATGTGTAGAAGTTTCTATTAAATTTGTCATTACATATCCAGCACATACATTCTGTCATTATTATAGTCATCCAAGCCTTTGATCATCAATATAAGATGACTAAGTTCATTCCTGTTCAAAATCTTAGCACTCTTTTGTTAATCACTTGTTCCATTCTTTTTCCAAAACTTATATAATAATGTTTTTACTTTTTTCTTGCAGATCACACTTCTTTTTTTCTAGTAAATAGTTATTTTTTTGTAGCAATAAAATACTTTTATAAAATACTATTCTAAGGGAAGAAGTTTGTTGTAGTAGCTGGCAGTCACTTAAGCTCCATCTCACTGCTCAGATCATTGTCTTGCTTAAACCCCCCCAGTCGCACCAAGTGCCTAAGAGATAGGAGTAGCTCAATAGCAGAGGTAGATGGGCACTGAAGGGGCTAGTCGACAACATTGCTTCACAGGCTTGCTGCATAGAAACTCAATGGCCTCAGACCATAAATGAACCTGAAAAAGAGCTTTCCTCATTACTCTCTCATAATCTTCTAACCAAAACTCCATTATACTATGATAACTAGCTTTCACTAAATTATGAGACTGAATGGAGTGGGTAATAGATATTTGCCATGTTCTTGTTGAGTTTGTGTAAGCTAGGATTGTAATTAGTCAAAGAAGACTTCATTGCAGAAGTGGGATTGCAAGGGTGAAGATTCTAGGTGGAACAAGTCACCAATAAGGAATTTGGTTTGGCAGTGATAGAGGCTTCGCTTAGTTATGACAGTGCTGACTCAAAATATGTTTGTTTAAGGGAGTAGATGTTGGTATGCTTGTGAATAGATCCATAAGGTGCTGGTGGAGCCATAGAGGAGGTGGACTATGTTTGCTAGCTAGGGTGGTTGATGCCTAGCATGCTATTGTTCACTTGCAGACTCCAAAAATATTCATAGGATTAATAACCAAATATTGGATATGCAGAAACAGACATGTAAAACGTTGTGATCATAATTTTGATTTCTGATGCTGAAATAGTTGTGGCAGGAAAAGATTCTCCCAAATGGTTGGACATTATGTCTTATTGTTCTTATTGTACATTGGAATTCTTGCCCCAAATTGCCTGCTGGTAACACTCTTGCATGTCATAGCATACATCATAACATGTAGCCAGTTGCTGGGAGTAGTAAACTGACTCATGATTGCTTGAGCAATTCCAACAACACTTGCGTTGGTTATATAATAGCAAACCTGTGTTGCTTTCTTTATCAGCCATATGACATCCTCTTGGTATTTCTGTGGAGTCCTAAAATATTTGTGTTACTTTCTTTTAAAATGGATGTTAATAGACatgtttttcttgaatgagtgCTAGCTGTTATTCTTTGTCAGCAACAATCAGTACCTAACTTTTGCTGTAGTAAATTTAAATGTATGTCCATCAACAGCTTCATATGATGTTTATTTTTTATTGGAAAAAATACTTGTGACTAGTCTTtgaattaaatgttatcaaccttGGTAATGTTTGTCACTGTGTAGAAATTGTGCTGCCATCATCTGGACAAAATGGTGGCTTGGGTCTTCCATCACAAAAGAGACAATGGATTAAGACATTATTAGCAATTCATAGAAATAAGCTTGCAGTATCTTGTGAAAGTTTTTCCATGTCAGCATACTTTAGAATTGAATCATGTACAATACTATCATGTCAGTCTTTCCACCAGCAGAGAAGATAAGTGATTAGCTGGACCAACCGTGCAGACTATATAGCAAGTCCAGTATCAAGCATGATGCAATGTGATTAGTTAAATATGAAAGGGAACTAAGAATTAGATGGTTTGTCTTATCATCTACAGAGAAGAGAATGCATCTGCTAGCTACTTTGAACTGGTTGATCATTTGTCAGGACCTATATGATCCAGATCCCCTGCTGCTGTTGGTAGAAAAATGTTTTGCATGCCAGTCACTATCAGATACATTTGAAGTTGAAGCTGCTGTAGAAATTGATTCTCTTGTGCTGTTCCTTGCGGTAAATCCTGCTGGATGATTGTCTGCAACACCCTTCTCTTATCCTCTACATTTACTGCAAGAATTTTGACTCTCAAGAGATTCATCGGATCTTATACCTGGAGAAGAACACATTCTGGTTGTGACAAGCTGAAGTGTGTAAGTTACAATGAACAATAATCTTGTCTATTTCCTTGGCATATTGAGCTACTTTTGTTGAGTATAAGCGAAAAGACCTAGGATTAAGTCACACACGATTCATGATGTTGCTTCTTAGCCTTCTCCAAATCACTCTGGCAGCAGAGGTATCTTACTGTGCTTGGCATCAAGTTCTGCTTCCCTTTTTACCATCTTGTTGCTGCTAACATCTCATTTGATATGTTCCCTCATTAGTTGTAGAGGCCATCTGGTGCACCCTTGTTAGCTTATGAGATGTTGCACAAGGAAGGATGCAGGGGTGGAGTAGCAGTCCAGTTCCAGGTTTCTCTTTTTTTGACTTTGATCCAAGCTCAAACAGAAGGCTACAGGTGAGAGTAAGAGTAAATGAGACCTTCAACCTGACAAGGCACAGGTCAAACAATATTTACTGCCGGAGAAGATGGGCTCTTCCTCTGAAACCCTATCCAAACATCAGCACAGTTGTCTCATTAGAAAGATGTGCATTGTTTTTTCCAGAGGGTGTTGGTAATCAGAAGGTGCAAGCAATCATTTAGTGCATGGAAAATATATGGTACCAAATGCCTCTGTGGGTCACTGACATATATCATGCACCAAATCAAATGGAATGTAGTGCACAAAGAATGAACACCTGCAAAAAAAAATATGGCTCTTAATCTGGGGATACTTGTATCACAAGCATTGTTTCCTGTGATCAATTCACAACTGTTCTTTGGAGCTTAACCTTCAGATTAAAGATCTCCCAAGCATTGTGGATCTCCATGGATCAAGACCTTATCTTCCATCCTCTCTGTGTATATAATGCAGCTTCCTCGGTCTATGTTCATCCACCTTTCAGGAGTCTGCTGAGCTGAGAGATGAGTGGTGGTGGCAAGAACGCGAACATGTCATGCTCGCTCCTCTGCTTCCTACTCTCCTTCTCCGCCATGCTCGCTCATGCCGGTGCAGAAGTCCACTTCCATGAGTTCATTGTAAGCCAAGCTTTGTGCCCTCTGATTCTTCTCGTTCTGCTTTCATGCTCTGAACCGTGTTGGATCTCAACACAGGTGCAGGCGACGCCAATGAAGAGGCTGTGCAGGACTCATAACATCATCACCGTCAATGGCCGATATCCCGGTCCGACATTAGCAGTTAGGAACGGAGACACGCTAGTGGTCAACGTCGTCAACCGGGCCAAGTACAACGTCACGCTTCACTGGTACTCCTGCGTCGACGTATACGTATGCATGTGTACAGTGTTACTGACAGGAGCAGAGCTCGATCGATCTTTTGCTTGTTTTGGCAGGCATGGAGTCCGCCAGATGAGGACGGCGTGGGCGGATGGGCCGGAGTTCGTGACGCAGTGCCCTATCCGGCCGGGTGGAAGCTACAGGTACCGGTTTAGGATCGAGGAGCAAGAAGGGACGATGTGGTGGCATGCGCACAGCTCCTGGCTCAGAGCCACTGTTCATGGAGCTCTCATCGTCTACCCCAAGCGAGGCTCTTCGTATCCTTTTCCCCACCCCAACACAGAATTCCCCGTGATCCTCGGTACtaattctcttctctctcttctctacATTTATACGTATGCATGGATGCGTATACGTATTTTGCATGCGTAGACAAGTTTTGCTCTGTGCGAACCCTAATAAATCATTTGAGGGTAGGAGAAGATGTGATGTACTGTTGATAAGAACAACAGTGAAAGCTTAGCGATAAGACTGCAATTTAAGGTGGTCATTGAGAAATGATATCGTGTCTGACAGGGGAGTGGTGGAACGAGGATCCGGTTCAGGTCATCCGGCGGGCGACGAGGAGCGGCGCCGCCCCAAATATCTCCGACGCCTTCACCATCAACGGCCAACCCGGCGATTTCTACAAATGCTCTAGTAAAGGTATACTTCGACCTCCCTCCCTTCGACTATATAACTACTCACGTGCACATATAAATAAACGTGCATGCTCATTAGTAAAACAAGACTAATTATAGATAGATCTCATTAGCATtccaatatttatatttaaaaattatatttgaatccttaaaattatgaaaataaaatatttaacttcattTATCCTAATATTGTTGGTTTTACGAATGGAAGATACTGCACGTCATAATACATGCAAAAATAGCACGAAAACGATAGACAAAAAAGTAATTTTAGTATCTCAATTATGTTTTCGATGGTGGTGGATGACGATATCGTTGGGGACCGTGGGTGATTGTGGTTGATGAGAATAATGCAATGGTCGGTGAGAATATTGGGGATTTCTATGACTTTTTGCGGGGGAGGACGAGAAGGGAGAGCGACAGCAAGAGGTGAGGCAAAGAAAGATGAGGAAGAGGATGATGCAAATGTTGACGTTCTACATCTACGTTGATGCCAATGCAGATGCAGAGCGATGAAAAGGCCGCTTAGCATCTGCATCGGTGTCAACGCAGGTGCAGAGTGGTAGCACTTTGCATTTGCATCGGCACTAATAATATTCTACATTGCTCATTCCTTTTTCTCCCATTACGCATGTCGagcaacaaaagggggaagaaggatgAGGGATCGGGTAAGGGGGAAGAAGGATGAGCATCGCCCTTCTCTTCATTGTTGTTGATGCTAATGCACATGCAAAGCAATACCAACATAGATGTAGAGCAATGATACTCTACATCTGCATGCATAATTATTGATGCAGATGTCGAGTGGTACTCTGCATTTGCATATGTGGATTGGAGAAGAGAACATAAAAGtaacagggccttatcctcatcatcaattttcgcatctatattctccaaatccataaccaaggaatcaaatttatcaagatgtgagagtatagatgtaccttcagtcatccgaaacatatacaaactctgcttcaagtagagacaattctccactgtcctcttcatatacaaggctttaagcttgtcccacatgctcttagccgtagtctccgtagctacctcccgtaaaacctcatcagagagatttaaaataatgtttgatcgggccttcttatctatacccgcaagatcttcctttgtcgTACCATCTCATATCTGAGACATTGAAATTACTTTTTTCCTTATCATTTTTGCACATGATGTTTTATAACTATAGGAATTCATCGTCCGCTACCCCTAATATTTCACTATTATAACTATAgaaattctaatataatttttttaaattcagagatcgaaatactaaagattTATAATTAGCCCAACAAAATATAAACACAAACttgaaattaataatattttgttaGCATCAAGAAAGGGATTAAgacttaaaatattaaatatataagaaTTATAATCACACTAAAGATAAATAAAATCGTAACATCTTAACTATTTGGGATTGATTACGTCATTGATTATATCTGTAAAAATCATTCATCAACGTTATCTGTATATTTCATGCATCAATTAACGAAAATAGAAAAAATCGACAGAGAGATGATTATTCTCTCTGTAAAAGACAAACATGACTTTTCACAAAAAATCAGGAAAGAGCCATTGGACTGCTCTCCTCATCAATTATCTAATACCCATAAAGAAGAAGAGGCGTATGTTTTGTAAGATCTCCTTTCAAATTGTCAACATCCCTATCACATTTACTCATTAATTTAATAGATATAGAATCATGTGATTCAAGATGCATAAACCTATATGTTCATTCATCTTATCCTTATACGCTTGAAGCAATTAATAAAGCCCAAATGTAAACCCACTTGCAATGTGTATTTGGAGAAAAAGGTCTTACTGAATGTACAAATACTTTTTGTGCTTGGTAAGCAacaaatgaaatatatatatatatatatatatatatatatatatatatatatatatataaatataaaatatgaattaatataaaattatttattatgtgataaatttatccttctaatatttttaatatttagtcataaataaataaaatatttatgtataattttatttaaaaattcatATGGTCtagatatataattaattaattaataatataatcatataatgaatgtaaaataatatttgaatataaataaataaaatttcacaaaGACATAATGTTACATTAAGAGTGTCATAgggttaaattttttattatgtagTAGAATGTTATGGAGTACTttggaaatttaaaaaaaaaaaatcaatcctaCAATTTTATTATTTGGTATAAATACATTTAAAAAATGAACacgtatttttatttaaataaataaatttaatattacaAAAAAAATGTTATGGCCtggatatataataaaaaaatatatcatataaatgaatgtaaaataatatttaaaaataaataaataaaattttatgaagaTATAAATCATGTTAATTTCTCACTAAATTATGTTATTACATTAAGAGTGTGATAGGTTTAGGTTTCTATTATGTAGTGGTAATTTTATGATTTGGAGAATGTTGtgggatatttaaaaaaaataaaaatttcattaacATCTCATAAATACTATAGAAATGTTAATGCTACCCTTAGATAGTATTAGCATATTAGAATTTGTAATGTAACATTGAagcttaatatataattttaaaaaatttactgagtattaattcatatttataatatgCGACTGAATGCGCATttcaaatatattctcaaaaataTTCTTTGACTTTGATATACTTTTATATCATTGGTTGATCAAAACCTATTTATAATAtcatttgtcattatcaaaatctactcATTTCTCAGATAAGTATTTGATTACATGATCCTTAATCTCATGATACGTCCACTACTTAGATCAACATGGAAGAGCAAAGGAGTGTCAATTCTAATATCAATTactcctcttatatatatatatatatatatatatatatatatatatatatatatatatatatatatatatgtgtgtgtgtgtgtgtgtgtgtgtgaaagctTTCTTTTCCTCGTCACAGACACGACGATATTGCCGGTGGCGGTTGGCGAGACGAATCTGCTACGGTTCATCAACGCGGCACTCAACCAGGAGCTCTTCATCAGCCTCGCCGGCCACACGATGACGGTAGTGGCGGCCGACGCCGCCTACACTAAGCCATTCGCTACCTCCGTCCTCATGCTGGGCCCGGGCCAGACGACCGACGTCCTCATCACCACCAACCAGCCCGCCGGCCGCTACTACGTTGCCGCCCGCGCCTACGCCAGCGCCCAAGGCGGCCCCTtcgacaccaccaccaccaccgccatccTGGAGTATAGCAACAGCGGCGGGGGTCAGGCCTTTCCCCCGGCGTTCCCGGTCCTCCCGGCCTTCAACGACACCCCAGCCGCCACCACCTTCGCCGCTGGGATGAGGAGCCCTCGGCCGGTCAAGCTACCGGGGCCGGTCGACCATCACCTCTTCTTCACCGTCGGCTTGGGCCTGCTGAGCTGCCCGCCCGACAGGTTCTGTGCCGGGCCGAATGGGACTCGCTTGGCCGCCAGCATGAACAACGTCTCCTTCCAGCTCCCCACCCGCCTCTCCATGCTGCAAGGCTACCACCTCGGCGTGCCGGGGGTGTTCACCACCGACTTCCCGGCAGTGCCGCCGGTGCGGTTCGACTACACCGGGAGTAACATCAGCCAAGCGCTGTGGCAGCCGGAGCGGGGTACGAAGGTGTACCCGCTCAAGTACGGGTCGGTGGTGCAGATAGTGCTGCAGGGCACCGGCATCTTGGCCGGGGAGGAGCACCCCATGCACCTCCACGGCTACCACTTCTACGTGCTGGCAACGGGGTTCGGCAACTTCGACCCCAGGCGGGACGCCGCCAGGTTCAACCTGGTGGACCCGCCGTTCCGGAACACGGTGGGCGTGCCGGTGAATGGGTGGGCGGTGATCCGGTTCGTGGCGGACAACCCGGGGGTGTGGCTAGTGCACTGCCACCTCGACGTGCACATCACCTGGGGCTTGGCGATGGCCTTCCTCGTGGAGAACGGCGTCGGCGCGCTGCAGTCCCTCGAGCCGCCTCCACCCGATCTTCCTCTCTGCTGAACACTATAAATAacttgctgctgttgctgctgctgcggcaTTAATAATTTGCAGCGGTATTCTTCTTCGCCACTGTTTGTAACGCAcatttcatgcattaaatcacttTAATAAACCCTTaaccaatcaattaaattatttcaaatgcccTAAAAATCCCTAAAATCAAACATGTTGGtccaattttaatattataatttcacaaatgacatgatatatatatatatatatatatatatatatatattggcccAACTGAACCAATCAAGAATTGACCAATCAAGAATTTTTGATTGACCAATCAAGAATTGACTTAACATTTACTATAGgggattaattttaaatattttgtctAAATCGATAatagataagattttttcaactataCGAGAAAATCTTTGTTATCATAAATAAGTAATTCTAACATGAATTATTTGGCTTAAACTATTTTCAACGTTGAATGAATAAAATCTCTTTGATTGTATTTAATAGAACTATAAAAAATGCAAGTCCCtcacatcaacatcatggcaaAGGAGTAGTAATACGAACATTAAAGCAAAACTCGCCGACCTATTTTGTCCTTATTTTTGGATTACGAAGCTTTTTCTTACACGCCAAAATCCAAATTGGTTTGTTCTTTATTCCACTTATCATTTGGGCCCTCCAATTGTTATTTTAATGCTTTCAAAGACAAAATAGTCCCAATCAAGTAGGTAGGATCAATATGttgtaaatcaaatcaaatcaaaacaaAACCAAATTGATTTATTTCATCTTCACATTTTGCTTCTATTATAATATACCTATAATTTTGAGGGTTGTAATCAGATGTAAATTATCTTGTTAATTAATCAGGTCTAGTCGGAATGATTTTTGAATATGTTAAGTTCACATATACAAATTAGGATGAATACATGGTGTTTTGCGTGAGACTAAGATTGATTATTTatccttaaatatatatataaatattataattttaaaaataatattattggaTTGGTGTTTGAATCCAATAAGTTCAAGAAATTTAAATCCTAGTATTTTAGGTCACATTAAGATATAGATCTAATCCAATATAATTAATATACACAAAATTTTGATTTAGGGGATATTGCCAtccttaaatatataaaaatatgttgttattagataaaaaaaataacctTGTTAATTAATCA
It encodes the following:
- the LOC135671474 gene encoding laccase-3-like isoform X1, with translation MSGGGKNANMSCSLLCFLLSFSAMLAHAGAEVHFHEFIVQATPMKRLCRTHNIITVNGRYPGPTLAVRNGDTLVVNVVNRAKYNVTLHWHGVRQMRTAWADGPEFVTQCPIRPGGSYRYRFRIEEQEGTMWWHAHSSWLRATVHGALIVYPKRGSSYPFPHPNTEFPVILGEWWNEDPVQVIRRATRSGAAPNISDAFTINGQPGDFYKCSSKDTTILPVAVGETNLLRFINAALNQELFISLAGHTMTVVAADAAYTKPFATSVLMLGPGQTTDVLITTNQPAGRYYVAARAYASAQGGPFDTTTTTAILEYSNSGGGQAFPPAFPVLPAFNDTPAATTFAAGMRSPRPVKLPGPVDHHLFFTVGLGLLSCPPDRFCAGPNGTRLAASMNNVSFQLPTRLSMLQGYHLGVPGVFTTDFPAVPPVRFDYTGSNISQALWQPERGTKVYPLKYGSVVQIVLQGTGILAGEEHPMHLHGYHFYVLATGFGNFDPRRDAARFNLVDPPFRNTVGVPVNGWAVIRFVADNPGVWLVHCHLDVHITWGLAMAFLVENGVGALQSLEPPPPDLPLC
- the LOC135671474 gene encoding laccase-3-like isoform X2: MSGGGKNANMSCSLLCFLLSFSAMLAHAGAEVHFHEFIVQATPMKRLCRTHNIITVNGRYPGPTLAVRNGDTLVVNVVNRAKHGVRQMRTAWADGPEFVTQCPIRPGGSYRYRFRIEEQEGTMWWHAHSSWLRATVHGALIVYPKRGSSYPFPHPNTEFPVILGEWWNEDPVQVIRRATRSGAAPNISDAFTINGQPGDFYKCSSKDTTILPVAVGETNLLRFINAALNQELFISLAGHTMTVVAADAAYTKPFATSVLMLGPGQTTDVLITTNQPAGRYYVAARAYASAQGGPFDTTTTTAILEYSNSGGGQAFPPAFPVLPAFNDTPAATTFAAGMRSPRPVKLPGPVDHHLFFTVGLGLLSCPPDRFCAGPNGTRLAASMNNVSFQLPTRLSMLQGYHLGVPGVFTTDFPAVPPVRFDYTGSNISQALWQPERGTKVYPLKYGSVVQIVLQGTGILAGEEHPMHLHGYHFYVLATGFGNFDPRRDAARFNLVDPPFRNTVGVPVNGWAVIRFVADNPGVWLVHCHLDVHITWGLAMAFLVENGVGALQSLEPPPPDLPLC